DNA sequence from the Candidatus Binataceae bacterium genome:
ATGAAGCCGCCGCGCCGTTCGAGAAACGCGCCGGCGATTACTGGCTGCCGGTGGACCTCTACGTCGGCGGCGCCGAGCACGCCGTGATGCATCTCCTCTACGCGCGGATGTGGACCAAGGTGATGTACGACGCCGGCCTCATCAATTTCATCGAGCCGTTTCCGGTCTTGCGCAACCAGGGGATGATCTGGGCCGAAGACGGCCAGAAGATGTCCAAGAGCAAGGGCAACGTCGTCACGCCCGACACGATGGTCGAAAAATATGGCGCCGACGCGCTGCGGCTCTGGGAGCTCTTCATGGGGCCCTTCGAGGAGGCCACCAACTGGAACGAAGAGGGCGTCTTCGGCACCGCGCGCTATCTTTCGCGCGTCTGGACCATGGTCCGCCGCTATGTCGCCGCTGGATGTCCCGATGGCGCACCCGCGCTCGAAACTCTCCGCCGCGCCCACAAGACGCTGCGCACAGTCACCGATCACGTCGAGCGGATGCGCTTCAACACCGCGCTCGCGACCCTGATGGAACAGCTCAACTATATTCAGAAGCTCGCGCCCGCCGAGCTTGGCCGCTTCACCGTCGAGAGTTACGTGCTGATGCTCGCGCCGCTCGCGCCCTTTATCGTCGAGGAGTTCTGGCGCGAGCTCGGCCATGCCACCTCGATCCATCTCGAAGCCTGGCCGAAGTATGATCCTGAACTCACGCGTGACGAGACCGTAACCGTCGTCGTGCAGGTCAACGGCAAGGTCCGCGATCGCTTGGTGGTCGAGGCCGGCGCCGCCGAGGACGTCGTGCGCGGGATGGCGCTCGACAGCGAGGCGGTGCGCAAGCACCTCGACGGCAAGCCGCCGAAAAAGGTCATCTACGTCCCGAACAAACTCGTCAGCATCGTCGCGTAGGGCCGCTACCCAGGAGAGCAACATGAGTCGTCGGGGAATGGTCCTGCTCATGGGCCTGATTTTGTGTTACGCATCAATCACGTCTGGCCAGACCGGAACGGTCGCTTCCAGCCAGATCGGAACGGTCGCGTCCGGAACGATCGCGCCCGGAGCGCGGACCATCACGGTGGACGGACACGGCGAATCGAAGGCCAAGCCCGACCTCATGACGGTCGCGTTTACGGTCGAGAGCAAGGCGCCAACCGGCGAGGAATGCCCCCAGCTCCAGAGCAAGAAGATCAATGAGTTAATATCGAGACCAGCAATTATGCCCTGATGCCCACTGAAGAACAGATAGTCACTGGAGCTATCTCGGCCGAGTCTGGAGGCTGGCTCTTTACCGCTGGGGTGACTGCGACGACTCCGAGTCTGCAGGAGCTAGGGGCGCTGGTTCAAGCCGGGCTCGC
Encoded proteins:
- a CDS encoding SIMPL domain-containing protein, encoding MSRRGMVLLMGLILCYASITSGQTGTVASSQIGTVASGTIAPGARTITVDGHGESKAKPDLMTVAFTVESKAPTGEECPQLQSKKINELISRPAIMP